From the Lolium rigidum isolate FL_2022 chromosome 2, APGP_CSIRO_Lrig_0.1, whole genome shotgun sequence genome, one window contains:
- the LOC124687257 gene encoding U-box domain-containing protein 26-like, with translation MPGSVPLPLGLDTVGLQVPWYFRCPISLELMQDPVTVATGQTYDRASIESWVATGNTSCPVTRSPLADFTLIPNHTLRRLIQEWCVAHRSLGVERIPTPKQPADPDLIRSLVVQGPALTALRKLRALARESDKNRLVMATRETRAALVEMAFGAGGGGEEAQAEAMAVLALIGMGEAEAAEVVGREERVARLGKVLGSQGTTPLEARVNAGAVVEAAAAVSGADARVVLGAAEGVVEGLVALVEDKANNARAVRVGIRGLFALCLAKENRPRAVSAGAASALARRVAEGGCAGEPERALAAVERLCRTEGGRDAVVCGAGGGEAAVVALVRAMSGRAAEHAAGALVAVVGGSEALQVEAVRAGAMSQLLMMVQGGCSERAKRKAQHLLKLLRSAWPTTDSMANSDDFLQPY, from the coding sequence ATGCCAGGGAGCGTGCCGCTGCCTCTGGGGCTGGACACGGTGGGTCTGCAGGTACCGTGGTACTTCCGGTGCCCGATCTCGCTGGAGCTGATGCAGGACCCCGTGACGGTCGCCACCGGCCAGACGTACGACCGCGCCAGCATCGAGTCGTGGGTGGCGACGGGGAACACCAGCTGCCCCGTCACCCGCTCCCCGCTCGCCGACTTCACGCTCATCCCCAACCACACCCTCCGCCGCCTCATCCAGGAGTGGTGCGTCGCGCACCGCTCCCTGGGCGTCGAGCGCATCCCCACGCCCAAGCAGCCCGCCGACCCGGACCTCATCCGCTCCCTCGTCGTCCAGGGACCCGCCCTCACCGCGCTCCGGAAGCTCCGCGCGCTCGCCAGGGAGTCCGACAAGAACCGGCTCGTCATGGCCACGCGCGAGACCCGGGCGGCGCTCGTTGAAATGGCGTTCGGGGCCGGCGGGGGTGGAGAGGAGGCTCAGGCGGAGGCCATGGCGGTGCTCGCCCTGATCGGCATGGGGGAGGCGGAGGCTGCGGAGGTGGTGGGAAGGGAGGAGCGGGTGGCCAGGCTTGGCAAGGTTCTTGGCAGCCAGGGGACGACGCCCCTGGAGGCCAGGGTTAACGCGGGCGCCGTGGTCGAGGCGGCCGCCGCGGTGTCCGGGGCGGATGCCAGGGTGGTGCTCGGTGCGGCGGAAGGGGTCGTGGAGGGCCTGGTGGCGCTGGTGGAGGACAAGGCCAACAACGCCCGCGCCGTGCGCGTCGGGATCCGGGGCCTCTTCGCGCTGTGCCTGGCCAAGGAGAACCGTCCGCGCGCCGTGTCGGCCGGAGCGGCGTCCGCGCTGGCGCGGCGTGTGGCGGAGGGCGGGTGCGCCGGGGAGCCGGAGCGCGCGCTGGCGGCGGTGGAGCGGCTGTGCCGGACGGAGGGCGGGCGCGACGCGGTGGTTTGCGGCGCCGGGGGCGGCGAGGCCGCGGTGGTGGCGCTGGTGCGCGCAATGTCCGGCCGCGCGGCGGAGCACGCGGCGGGCGCGCTGGTGGCCGTGGTGGGCGGGTCGGAGGCGCTGCAGGTGGAGGCGGTGCGGGCGGGCGCCATGAGCCAGCTGCTGATGATGGTGCAGGGAGGCTGCTCGGAGCGCGCCAAGCGCAAggcgcagcacctgctgaagctgCTCCGGTCCGCCTGGCCGACCACCGACTCCATGGCCAACTCGGACGACTTCCTCCAACCGTACTAA